TACGAGCAAAGGCGTTCTTCAAAATGCTGCAGGAGCAAAAAGACGATATGATAACCTTCTCGTTTGACTGCCAGAAAAACAGTCCACTACCTCGAATTCCAGACCAAAGTGCTTATTACAGTCGccaattttacttatataattttactattGTGCAAGGATCCTCTAAAGACAAGCTTAATAAGAACACAACCTTTGCGTACACCTGGACAGAAAACGAATTCGGTAAGACAGCTAATCAAATAGCATCAGCTGTCTATGATCGgttaaataaaaccaatttatcAGGGATCACTATAATACGCTTATTTGCCGATGGCTGTGGTGGGCAAAACAAAAATAGCATAATGCTAAGCATGCTATCTCAATggttattaaaaaatgtatctgTAAAAcgtatagaaataatatttcctGTAACAGGGCATAGTTTTATGCCCCCGGACAGAGTCTTCGGCAACATAGAAAAGGTTCTAAAGAAACGAGAAGTAATCATCCAACCAGAAGAATATTGCGACATCATTTCAAGTAATGCGACGGTCACGAATCTAaaggatattattatattagactTCAAAAGAGCCACTCAAGAGGTTTTTAAACCGACAGCGAAATGGCCATTCAAAATAACCGAATGTAAAAGATTCATTATAAAAAGATCGAAGATCTCAGGAAACACACTTATCCGTGGTGAAccgttttattattcagatataaataaagcctttaatGTCTGCAAAACTGGCAAAAATACAAGCATGCTTCAACCTACCACCATTTCAACGGGAGTGCCTGTGGCCCAGGCAAAAATAACCGATGTTGAGAAATTGTTGGCAAAACACTTTGGATTAGAATGGCAAAAAAGAGAAGACTTACAATTTTACTTAGATATAATTAGAGGGCCATTTGTTGAAGGAAATCAAGATTTAGAAGAAAGTTTTTGTGAAGGGATAGCAGAAGAATCACCAGTCTTAAGAATATAATAAGGATAAAAGAATAAAAGCAATTATTTCACTTCattgaaaatttattaaaatgtgtaataaaataatatacttagttgttTTTACTTTATCGAATGTTTATGAACATCACTAATCCGAAGCCGCCATTTTGAGTTCAAAATGGCGGCTGTCATTATCAAACTCAGCTATATCCAGTTACTCAGAATCAAATACAGCAATGTCCTAAAGTTGGAATCAATGACAGCTAaatgcaattttattttcactCAGTACTCAAATATAAAaggagttttattttttaaaattcagattattattaatattctcattctttataaatctgttttaaaataaagaacATCGTAGCTACCTGAACAAAGTTATCGATTTTTGTAGCTTACTGAATATTTGACAGACTTGGATTTAGCTGCCTTTGATTTTATAGGCCTCTTATAATCGATGCTTATGCAATATTTCTATTCTTCAACATCAAGGTAATCCTATTGAAATCGGTATAAGAAAGGTCTTACTCAAGATGAACAATTAGTGAATTGGCATTGCCAATTTTAATGTTATTCTACCAATTCATggtaaagataaaataataaacctgGAGTTCCCAATCTGTATGAATATTATTTTGCACTCAGTGCCAAGAATATAAGGAGatcacatacctacatactcgTATTATGGATCCGAAACATAATCGCTAattaactatgggcctcataagaaagttcaCAGTCAATCATAGGGCGATGGCTCGCGAGGGAGAGATGCTTGAAGTTTATTTACGTAATCAAGTCAGTaattaggagatccgtaggatcGTAACCTCGTACCGGGAATCGCCGCTTTGGCAGACAACCAACTAGGTAGACTGAGAACATCAAACAAGTCACATTATTATCCTTATCCGATTCTACTTATTCTTAAAAgtgtgtggagtctgccaatctgaGCTTCACCAGCATGATGGACTtaggactatgaccaaaacctctctcattctgagaagtgAGCCGTGGACTGGCCATGGGTTGAAATTATGATGATACTCTACTAATAACACTGATAttctattaataatatttaacagGGCCCTACTAAACTTGTTTCATAAGAAATTATTAGTAGCAGAATAATGCAAGCTAGTTCTGTGTTCTATGCTTTTGGGTAAGAACGTCCTTGAGGACGAGGCTCAAGTCTGGTTTTTACAGATCAGATTCATCGGTTACGCAATTTCCCTTTTGATGGCCAAGTGTCGTTCCAATcttgtttttagagttccgtacctcaaaaggaaaaaaaggaacccttatactcaCTTACACTTCGTTGTCc
This genomic window from Maniola hyperantus chromosome 5, iAphHyp1.2, whole genome shotgun sequence contains:
- the LOC138402324 gene encoding uncharacterized protein, with the translated sequence MEVPVTRASAGKARKRTRNPENWKANIAKKKRYMPKKAPERIICSHKNKHLKCSSLTMTDIMNFHSSFYSSNKRSEQDALILKCCKTQKVKRRRPTKSIRLGRDFNIKYSVFRPRNDCVPVCQKAFLNILGITKYRVEYALKHLFHTGEIARERRGGNRKINKFKEQKESIIRYIIKLKCIESHYCRSSSQERKYLSSDLSINKLYKMFRDENPVSPVKQSYFRHIFNREFNLGFGTPNTDACSTCIELNERIKKENDRIKKNELMTALRVHKLRAKAFFKMLQEQKDDMITFSFDCQKNSPLPRIPDQSAYYSRQFYLYNFTIVQGSSKDKLNKNTTFAYTWTENEFGKTANQIASAVYDRLNKTNLSGITIIRLFADGCGGQNKNSIMLSMLSQWLLKNVSVKRIEIIFPVTGHSFMPPDRVFGNIEKVLKKREVIIQPEEYCDIISSNATVTNLKDIIILDFKRATQEVFKPTAKWPFKITECKRFIIKRSKISGNTLIRGEPFYYSDINKAFNVCKTGKNTSMLQPTTISTGVPVAQAKITDVEKLLAKHFGLEWQKREDLQFYLDIIRGPFVEGNQDLEESFCEGIAEESPVLRI